Proteins encoded together in one Maledivibacter sp. window:
- a CDS encoding CoA-transferase: MYTSFQADKQHHPADVMVCAIARMLKNGERIFHGVSSQLPMVAMKLSKALYAPEAVLLNIPGGVNPNSYRTSEYSSAGEELWENSDANFPLEKIFDLSMRGGLDVAFLSGVQFDVKGNVNASVIGDYKKPKVRLPGGAGSAVLIPTAKKAIIWRTKHDPRTFVENVDFITTRGNLYKIVTPLCIFGYSNERLYLEAISPYTTIEEVKAKTGFKIMENNVPTIEEPTKEELSALRRIDPKGVRYKEFSM, translated from the coding sequence GTGTATACTAGTTTTCAAGCTGATAAACAGCATCATCCTGCAGATGTAATGGTTTGTGCCATAGCAAGAATGCTAAAAAATGGAGAAAGAATATTTCATGGGGTTTCATCTCAGTTGCCCATGGTGGCTATGAAGCTATCAAAGGCTTTATATGCCCCAGAAGCTGTACTTTTAAATATACCTGGAGGGGTAAATCCTAATTCCTATAGAACCTCAGAATATTCTTCTGCTGGTGAAGAATTGTGGGAAAACTCCGATGCAAACTTTCCTTTGGAAAAGATCTTTGACCTATCCATGAGGGGTGGTCTGGATGTGGCATTTTTGAGTGGTGTTCAATTTGATGTAAAGGGCAATGTCAATGCTTCAGTAATAGGTGATTATAAAAAACCAAAGGTTAGGCTTCCTGGTGGTGCTGGAAGTGCTGTATTGATTCCAACTGCTAAGAAAGCAATAATATGGAGAACGAAGCATGATCCGAGAACTTTTGTTGAAAACGTTGATTTCATCACGACCAGAGGTAATCTTTATAAAATCGTTACTCCACTTTGTATATTTGGATATAGCAATGAAAGACTTTATTTAGAAGCTATAAGTCCATATACAACTATTGAAGAGGTTAAAGCAAAAACTGGGTTCAAAATCATGGAGAATAATGTTCCTACTATAGAAGAGCCAACAAAAGAGGAACTAAGTGCCCTAAGAAGGATTGACCCTAAAGGGGTACGCTATAAGGAATTCTCTATGTAA
- a CDS encoding sugar ABC transporter substrate-binding protein, translating to MKKSLSLLLVLVMAIMSFTACADKGTGEVEAKNVYEGTPLAGKGEIKVAVVRNLGADEHTAQFLAGAVEEGKSLGFKVDTFTTDGDNAKFEDIFNQVLIGDYDGIVVSHGQDNAQALIEQAVEKKIPVVTFDTNAKVSGVTSTAQDDFSLARLSLEALVNANEGKTPKIIKMWIAGFPPMERREEVYKEYLEAGKIEEIAVVGEVGDFSNVAGLNADAIGSLLTRFPEGEIDAIWASWDAFATGAFTALQENNRNEIKVFGVDVSNADLQMMQAENSPWIMTAAADAKLVGTLNVRLLAKKIAGEETPATYEIPATTIAQADLVKAGGQVTVQTLADVYDTWGKSESFNEEWMKKIKAAK from the coding sequence ATGAAGAAAAGTTTATCATTATTATTGGTTTTAGTAATGGCTATAATGTCCTTTACTGCTTGTGCAGATAAGGGTACCGGTGAAGTGGAAGCAAAGAATGTTTATGAAGGTACTCCACTGGCAGGTAAGGGTGAAATCAAGGTTGCTGTTGTAAGAAATCTTGGTGCAGATGAGCATACTGCTCAATTCTTAGCAGGTGCAGTTGAAGAAGGTAAATCTCTAGGCTTTAAGGTTGATACATTTACTACTGATGGAGATAATGCAAAATTCGAAGACATTTTTAATCAAGTGTTAATTGGTGATTATGATGGTATAGTTGTATCCCATGGTCAGGATAATGCACAGGCTTTAATTGAGCAGGCTGTAGAGAAAAAAATACCAGTTGTAACCTTTGATACAAATGCAAAGGTATCAGGCGTAACAAGTACAGCTCAAGATGATTTCTCTTTAGCAAGATTATCTTTAGAAGCTTTAGTTAATGCAAATGAAGGTAAAACTCCTAAGATTATTAAAATGTGGATTGCTGGTTTTCCTCCAATGGAAAGAAGAGAAGAAGTGTATAAGGAGTACCTTGAAGCAGGTAAGATTGAAGAAATAGCAGTAGTAGGAGAAGTTGGTGATTTCTCAAACGTAGCAGGTCTAAATGCCGATGCTATTGGTTCTTTACTTACTAGATTTCCAGAAGGTGAAATAGATGCAATATGGGCAAGCTGGGATGCTTTTGCTACCGGTGCTTTTACAGCTTTACAAGAAAACAATAGAAATGAAATAAAAGTTTTTGGTGTTGATGTTTCAAATGCCGATCTTCAAATGATGCAAGCTGAGAATTCTCCATGGATTATGACAGCCGCAGCAGATGCTAAGCTAGTAGGTACATTAAATGTTAGACTTCTTGCTAAGAAAATAGCTGGAGAAGAAACACCAGCTACATATGAGATACCTGCTACTACTATAGCTCAAGCTGACTTAGTGAAAGCTGGTGGACAAGTTACTGTTCAAACATTAGCAGATGTTTATGATACTTGGGGTAAATCTGAATCCTTTAATGAAGAATGGATGAAGAAGATCAAAGCTGCTAAGTAA
- a CDS encoding sugar ABC transporter ATP-binding protein gives MEAFKVEMQDISIEFPGVKALKGAHFTTEGGVVHALIGANGAGKSTLMKILSGAYSHWTGNIKINGNDVNIRSTEAAKDFGIQIVYQEVDVALIPYLTVAENILVDEMVNGMKGKQFISWKSINAKAKEVLEYLNVEIPITKKVEELTLAEKQMVLIARAIAQKCSLLILDEPTAPLSKSETDELFRVVEELKTRNVGIIFISHRLPEIFAICDDITIMRDGQFITQMKIKDTNEKEVVEHMLGRSLDESYPKHEVKIGDIAFEVKDLKDNKNLKGVNINVREGEIVGIGGLVGAGKTELCKALFGAESITSGEIILKGKSLNLKTPNQAVSEGIALVPEERRKEGVLVEESVMVNLTLPSLDNFSKNSFVQFKKEFEASWKTIKDLGIKTPNESQKVAYLSGGNQQKVAVGKWLIADADLYIFDEPTKGVDVGAKTDIFELIGRLVAKGKSVIYATCETQEILGISDRIYVMYDGRAVKELITKDTSEDEILFYSAGGNK, from the coding sequence ATGGAAGCCTTTAAAGTAGAAATGCAGGATATTTCTATTGAGTTTCCAGGGGTTAAGGCGTTGAAAGGAGCCCACTTTACCACAGAAGGTGGAGTAGTACATGCCCTGATAGGTGCTAATGGTGCTGGGAAGTCTACACTTATGAAAATTCTATCAGGTGCCTATTCCCATTGGACAGGCAATATAAAGATTAATGGAAATGATGTCAATATCAGGTCAACTGAGGCAGCAAAGGATTTTGGAATTCAAATAGTTTATCAAGAGGTAGATGTAGCCCTAATCCCATATCTTACTGTTGCAGAGAATATCCTAGTCGATGAGATGGTAAATGGTATGAAGGGAAAACAGTTTATTAGTTGGAAAAGTATTAATGCAAAGGCAAAGGAAGTATTAGAATATCTTAACGTTGAGATTCCCATTACTAAAAAGGTTGAAGAACTAACTCTAGCAGAAAAGCAGATGGTCTTAATAGCTAGAGCCATTGCTCAAAAATGCTCCTTGCTAATACTAGATGAACCTACTGCACCATTATCAAAATCAGAAACCGATGAACTTTTTAGAGTAGTGGAAGAGTTAAAAACAAGGAATGTTGGGATTATTTTCATATCCCATAGACTACCTGAAATATTTGCTATATGTGATGATATAACAATAATGAGGGATGGACAATTCATTACTCAGATGAAGATAAAGGACACAAATGAAAAGGAAGTAGTAGAACATATGCTGGGAAGAAGTCTCGATGAAAGTTATCCTAAGCATGAAGTGAAAATAGGTGATATTGCCTTTGAGGTGAAAGATCTTAAGGATAATAAGAACCTCAAGGGAGTAAATATTAATGTCCGTGAAGGTGAAATAGTAGGCATAGGTGGACTTGTTGGAGCAGGAAAGACAGAACTTTGTAAGGCACTATTTGGTGCTGAGTCTATTACTAGTGGTGAAATTATTTTGAAGGGCAAAAGTCTAAACTTAAAAACTCCAAATCAAGCCGTAAGTGAGGGTATAGCCTTAGTACCGGAGGAGCGTAGAAAAGAAGGGGTTTTGGTAGAGGAATCCGTCATGGTCAATCTGACTTTACCAAGTCTTGACAACTTCTCAAAAAATAGCTTTGTACAATTTAAGAAAGAGTTTGAGGCATCATGGAAAACAATTAAAGACCTTGGTATAAAAACGCCTAATGAAAGTCAAAAAGTAGCTTACCTATCAGGTGGTAACCAACAAAAGGTAGCAGTTGGTAAATGGTTAATTGCCGATGCGGATTTATATATATTTGACGAACCCACAAAGGGTGTTGATGTTGGGGCTAAGACAGATATCTTTGAATTAATAGGCAGGCTTGTAGCCAAGGGCAAATCAGTTATTTATGCTACTTGTGAAACACAAGAGATATTAGGAATTTCTGATAGAATCTATGTAATGTATGATGGAAGAGCTGTGAAAGAACTGATCACAAAGGATACATCAGAAGATGAAATCTTATTCTATTCGGCAGGGGGTAATAAATAG
- a CDS encoding ABC transporter permease produces MNKNANSKQKKKLNFFDFLYKYGTLLTIVVIFVFFSIATQGRFLKYQNLINILRAMSITTVIATGVMISLVVGGFDLSVGSVASMTMAVSVAMFVWYGQNIFVSIIVALVVAAIIGFINSTFIIKVKIPDMLATLAAMFIFNGVSTTFSRGKIISQNMIMANGETSTGLISPIFRQLGKVPTIIIIMALIILIVHIFLKYTKHGRYMYVVGGNQEAARLSGVKVDKYKRIAYIMSAILAGIGGILLAARIGQSNPSGGAGYLMESVAAAYIGFSVAGAGKPNAIGTFFGALLMVSLSNGLVMLSVPYYSMDIIKGAVLVLALGLTYYKNEA; encoded by the coding sequence GTGAATAAGAATGCAAATTCAAAACAGAAGAAAAAACTAAATTTCTTTGATTTTCTATATAAATATGGAACTCTTTTGACAATAGTTGTAATATTTGTGTTTTTCTCCATTGCTACTCAAGGTAGATTTTTGAAGTATCAGAATCTAATAAATATATTAAGAGCTATGTCAATTACTACAGTTATAGCAACGGGAGTTATGATTTCACTGGTTGTTGGGGGCTTTGACTTGTCCGTTGGATCGGTGGCTTCTATGACTATGGCTGTATCCGTTGCAATGTTTGTATGGTATGGTCAAAATATATTTGTTTCAATAATTGTGGCTTTAGTGGTTGCTGCAATAATAGGTTTTATTAACTCTACATTTATTATTAAGGTTAAGATTCCTGATATGCTTGCAACCTTAGCAGCGATGTTTATATTTAATGGTGTTTCGACCACCTTTTCAAGGGGAAAAATAATTTCTCAAAATATGATTATGGCAAATGGCGAAACCTCAACTGGATTGATATCACCAATATTTAGACAGTTGGGTAAAGTGCCTACTATTATAATTATAATGGCATTAATAATTCTTATAGTACACATATTCCTTAAATATACTAAGCATGGTAGATACATGTATGTGGTTGGTGGAAATCAAGAAGCAGCAAGACTTTCTGGAGTAAAGGTCGATAAGTATAAAAGAATTGCTTATATTATGTCGGCTATCTTAGCTGGTATAGGAGGGATTCTTTTAGCTGCTCGTATTGGACAGTCAAATCCTTCCGGTGGAGCTGGTTATTTGATGGAATCAGTTGCGGCTGCATATATAGGATTCTCTGTGGCTGGAGCAGGTAAGCCAAATGCCATAGGTACTTTTTTTGGGGCTTTATTGATGGTTTCACTATCTAATGGTTTGGTTATGCTTTCTGTTCCATACTATTCAATGGATATTATCAAGGGAGCTGTACTAGTACTTGCATTGGGTTTAACATATTATAAAAATGAAGCATAA
- the mtnK gene encoding S-methyl-5-thioribose kinase: protein MMKFDKYFTMSEADAIEYAKEKLNIFDVGEELTCKEIGDGNLNYIFKVDSLNSEKSVIIKQSGPVARISDEFKLSPDRNRIEYEILKFQSKLAPGLVPEVYSYDSIMNCTAMEDLSDHVIMRTEMINHRQFKKFADDISTFMVNTLLLTSDVCMEHKAKKELVKNFINPELCEISEDLVYTEPFSDINDRNDVFGPNAEWVKENLYADEALRLETAKLKFEFMNNAQSLIHGDLHTGSIFIKEDSTKIIDPEFAFYGPMGYDIGNVIANLMFALANADALGDSNQKKWLEETIVDVIDLFKEKFLKAWDEKATEYTAKYKGFKEYYLETVLRDTAAVTGLEGIRRIVGIAHVKDITIIEDQEKRARAERLCMLSGKSFIMKRDEMKTGKDFLEVIKEAEKAL from the coding sequence ATAATGAAATTTGATAAATATTTTACTATGAGTGAAGCTGATGCTATTGAATATGCTAAAGAAAAGCTAAATATCTTTGATGTTGGTGAAGAACTGACTTGTAAGGAAATTGGAGATGGCAATTTAAATTATATCTTTAAGGTTGATTCACTAAATAGTGAAAAATCTGTGATAATAAAGCAGTCAGGTCCTGTTGCGAGAATATCAGATGAATTCAAGCTATCTCCTGATCGTAATAGAATAGAGTATGAAATACTTAAGTTTCAAAGTAAGCTAGCACCAGGCTTAGTACCAGAGGTATATAGCTACGATTCAATTATGAATTGTACTGCCATGGAGGATCTATCTGACCATGTTATAATGAGAACAGAGATGATTAATCATAGGCAATTCAAAAAATTTGCCGATGACATATCAACATTTATGGTTAATACATTACTTTTAACTTCAGATGTTTGTATGGAGCATAAGGCTAAAAAAGAATTAGTTAAAAACTTTATTAATCCAGAGCTTTGCGAAATATCCGAAGATTTAGTTTACACTGAGCCCTTTAGTGACATAAATGACAGAAACGATGTATTTGGGCCTAATGCTGAGTGGGTAAAGGAAAATCTTTATGCAGATGAAGCTTTAAGGCTTGAAACTGCAAAGCTAAAATTTGAGTTTATGAACAATGCTCAATCATTGATACATGGAGACCTTCATACGGGTTCCATATTTATAAAGGAAGATTCTACAAAGATAATAGATCCTGAATTTGCTTTCTATGGTCCAATGGGATACGATATTGGAAATGTTATAGCAAATCTCATGTTTGCCTTAGCTAATGCAGATGCTTTAGGCGATAGTAATCAGAAAAAATGGTTAGAAGAAACTATAGTTGATGTAATAGATTTATTTAAAGAAAAATTCCTTAAGGCTTGGGATGAAAAGGCTACTGAGTATACTGCAAAATACAAGGGCTTTAAAGAATACTATTTAGAAACTGTTTTACGTGATACTGCGGCAGTTACAGGATTAGAAGGTATAAGAAGGATAGTAGGAATCGCCCATGTTAAGGATATTACAATAATTGAAGATCAAGAAAAGCGTGCAAGGGCTGAAAGACTGTGTATGCTTTCAGGTAAAAGCTTTATCATGAAAAGAGATGAGATGAAAACTGGTAAGGATTTCTTAGAAGTTATCAAGGAAGCGGAAAAAGCACTATAG
- the mtnA gene encoding S-methyl-5-thioribose-1-phosphate isomerase: MSNNVLNFQSVKLEEEKSQLVILDQTALPNRTSYLELETVDDVWEAIYKLQVRGAPAIGIAGAYGAYLGVKHSNAVNYGDFYNEFMKVKERLASSRPTAVNLFWALDRMEECLKNNKDKSVDEIKEALRLEAHVIRDEDEAVCKSIGEYSLSLLKPGMGILTHCNAGTIATAKYGTALAPLYLGAEKGYDFKVFADETRPLLQGSRLTAWELNEAGIDVTVICDNMASIVMKNGWIDAVVVGCDRVAYNGDTANKIGTSGVAILAKKYGIPFYVHAPLSTIDLKTKTGDDIHIELRPGEEIYKTWYEKPMAPEGIKTYNPAFDVTDAEYITAIITEKGIAYPPYEESIPKLFDK, encoded by the coding sequence ATGTCAAACAATGTACTTAACTTTCAATCTGTTAAGCTAGAGGAAGAAAAAAGCCAGCTTGTGATTCTGGACCAAACTGCTTTGCCAAATCGTACGAGCTATCTGGAGCTTGAAACTGTAGATGATGTCTGGGAAGCTATCTATAAACTACAGGTAAGAGGAGCCCCTGCTATAGGTATTGCTGGAGCCTATGGGGCTTATCTTGGGGTAAAGCACAGCAATGCTGTAAACTATGGGGACTTCTATAATGAGTTTATGAAGGTAAAGGAGCGTTTAGCTTCTTCTAGGCCTACTGCTGTAAATCTTTTCTGGGCTTTAGATCGTATGGAAGAATGCTTAAAAAATAATAAAGATAAGAGTGTTGATGAAATAAAAGAGGCCCTTAGATTAGAAGCACATGTCATAAGGGATGAAGATGAAGCGGTTTGTAAGTCTATTGGAGAATATTCTTTATCCTTATTAAAGCCAGGTATGGGAATATTAACCCACTGTAATGCAGGTACAATAGCAACTGCTAAATATGGTACTGCTTTGGCTCCATTGTATCTTGGGGCTGAAAAAGGATATGACTTTAAAGTGTTTGCTGATGAAACAAGACCTTTGCTTCAAGGATCAAGATTAACGGCATGGGAATTAAATGAAGCTGGTATAGATGTTACTGTAATATGTGATAATATGGCATCAATCGTTATGAAAAATGGATGGATAGATGCAGTTGTTGTGGGCTGTGACCGTGTAGCCTATAATGGGGATACAGCTAATAAGATAGGAACATCTGGAGTAGCAATACTTGCTAAGAAGTATGGCATTCCATTCTATGTACATGCACCATTATCTACTATAGACTTAAAAACAAAGACCGGTGACGATATACACATAGAGCTTAGACCAGGTGAGGAAATATATAAGACATGGTATGAAAAACCAATGGCACCGGAGGGTATTAAGACTTATAACCCTGCATTTGATGTGACTGATGCAGAATACATAACTGCTATCATTACAGAAAAGGGGATAGCATACCCACCATATGAAGAATCTATTCCTAAGTTATTTGATAAATAA
- a CDS encoding GDSL-type esterase/lipase family protein, protein MRVKLVCIGDSLTEGYGIRQAYRWSNLLNKDLNMEIINSGISGDTTSGMLARFHNMVIVHNPTHVIITGGTNDLWFNLSDEQIISNILAMTRYARYNGIISIIGIPTPYYYDKQVCPNSTFLDAKTHSERIEGYRKKLISFALEDGLNIIDFSLNMTCDLFLEDGLHPNERGHGIMKENAENVLLQILK, encoded by the coding sequence ATGAGAGTTAAACTAGTTTGTATAGGCGATAGCTTAACTGAGGGGTATGGTATACGCCAGGCTTATCGTTGGAGTAATCTTTTAAATAAAGATTTAAATATGGAAATTATCAATAGTGGTATATCTGGGGATACCACAAGTGGAATGCTTGCCAGATTTCATAATATGGTAATAGTACATAACCCAACCCATGTAATTATCACAGGGGGTACCAATGATTTATGGTTCAATCTTTCAGATGAACAAATTATCAGTAATATTCTTGCAATGACGAGATATGCTCGATATAACGGTATAATATCAATTATTGGCATACCTACGCCCTACTATTATGACAAGCAGGTATGCCCTAACAGTACTTTTCTTGATGCAAAAACCCATAGTGAACGCATTGAAGGCTATAGAAAAAAATTGATAAGCTTTGCCCTAGAGGACGGCCTTAACATTATTGATTTTTCACTAAATATGACTTGTGATTTGTTTCTGGAGGATGGCTTACATCCTAACGAAAGGGGTCATGGAATCATGAAGGAAAATGCCGAGAACGTATTGCTCCAAATTCTGAAGTAA
- a CDS encoding acetoacetate decarboxylase family protein: MIKGYTLPRTPHGKSSLVPKPPWHFVGNVLSVEYLTDQENAAAFLPQGLRLASNQCTAYFIEWQYSSESGEEHLDPVCSQYHETIILLSASYNNSPVAYCPFIWVDQDKALLRGLIQGWPKQIGETWITRSYDLSSKASPVVGQGGKFGAALSVNGRRLVEAKVILNKKTNSLPSPTFAKAVNVRYFPELIKDKQDNPAVHELVQLKSRDVKMSPIWKGEASMEIFDHPYTELPNLRPTSVIAGYRFSVALTVDDLLPLLNLK, from the coding sequence ATGATTAAAGGATACACCCTTCCACGCACACCACATGGCAAATCAAGTCTTGTCCCAAAGCCACCATGGCATTTTGTAGGTAATGTACTCTCTGTTGAATACCTTACAGATCAAGAAAATGCAGCAGCATTCTTACCACAAGGTCTTAGACTAGCTTCAAATCAATGTACAGCATACTTTATTGAATGGCAATACTCCAGTGAATCAGGAGAAGAACATCTTGATCCCGTTTGCAGCCAATATCACGAGACTATTATTCTATTGTCTGCCAGCTATAATAATTCTCCTGTGGCATATTGTCCCTTCATCTGGGTTGATCAAGACAAAGCTTTACTCCGTGGTCTCATTCAAGGTTGGCCAAAACAGATTGGAGAAACATGGATAACACGATCATATGATTTATCTTCAAAAGCCTCTCCCGTTGTTGGTCAAGGTGGAAAGTTTGGTGCTGCTCTCTCTGTAAATGGTCGTCGATTAGTTGAAGCTAAAGTTATACTAAATAAAAAAACCAATTCCCTTCCTTCACCAACCTTTGCAAAGGCTGTGAATGTAAGATACTTTCCAGAACTTATAAAAGATAAACAAGATAACCCTGCCGTCCATGAGCTTGTTCAACTTAAATCGCGGGATGTTAAGATGTCACCGATTTGGAAGGGAGAAGCCTCTATGGAAATATTCGATCATCCCTACACAGAACTCCCTAATTTAAGACCCACATCTGTCATTGCGGGTTATAGATTTTCTGTAGCACTTACAGTTGATGATTTACTTCCCCTTCTTAACTTAAAGTAG
- a CDS encoding AraC family transcriptional regulator produces MKGIDYYRLEKFDMIEIKTCSDDLHAYKEHLHKELSIGYIKKGATVLNVNGKDYYIKAGEAVIIYPYVSHKCQPVDISDWSFTMVYIDDEFCKDIFNNVDIKNSIGIKKLDDCELNQIKHLSEVLKSDVSRFDKEVELINAFSELLNTCDINIQLQSSKKMNSVKGYIEKHFLDILQLKDLEERFDIDKFALIRNFRRKFNTTPNAYQLQLKIDYGKYLLKSSNNIVDIALKSGFYDQAHFTKEFKKAYGVTPLRYYKAIH; encoded by the coding sequence ATGAAGGGGATAGATTATTATAGATTAGAGAAATTTGATATGATTGAAATTAAGACTTGTTCTGATGATTTACATGCATATAAAGAGCATCTTCATAAAGAACTATCAATTGGATATATCAAAAAAGGTGCAACTGTATTGAACGTTAACGGAAAAGATTACTATATTAAAGCTGGTGAGGCTGTGATTATATATCCATATGTAAGCCATAAATGTCAGCCTGTAGATATTAGTGACTGGTCATTTACAATGGTCTATATAGACGATGAGTTTTGTAAAGACATTTTTAATAATGTAGATATCAAAAATTCAATTGGAATAAAAAAATTAGATGACTGTGAATTGAATCAAATTAAACATTTATCCGAGGTTTTAAAGAGTGATGTAAGTAGATTTGATAAGGAAGTTGAATTAATAAACGCCTTTAGTGAGTTGCTTAATACATGTGATATAAATATACAACTTCAGAGCAGTAAAAAAATGAACTCAGTAAAGGGCTATATTGAAAAGCATTTTCTTGATATACTTCAATTGAAAGATTTGGAGGAAAGATTTGATATTGATAAATTTGCTTTGATTAGAAATTTTAGAAGGAAGTTCAACACCACACCAAATGCTTATCAATTACAACTTAAGATCGATTATGGAAAATATTTGTTAAAAAGTAGTAATAATATAGTTGATATTGCACTAAAATCCGGTTTTTATGATCAAGCTCATTTCACTAAAGAGTTTAAAAAAGCCTATGGAGTAACTCCCCTTCGATATTATAAAGCCATTCATTGA
- a CDS encoding metal-dependent hydrolase has protein sequence MDPVTHGVIGLAISAFNGDPVSLTNPVSIGCAIGAMAPDIDVVVRIFKDDYHYLKHHRGLTHSIPSLLVLSGIITFGLGRIFGDMSHLSVFLWTLLGAFSHTFFDILNSYGAKLLAPFTERKLKASLLMLYDPVITLLCLMLIFKRDISNTFLVAVFLVFAIYIGTRYGMRRMAERILKEHYSHGYKLIKVNVLPALIAFHKWDFVVDTNSHNIVGQVNIFNKKVIVREKFKKPKEEIVELFNNTNVGKYFNDFSPILHIDYFEEMGNLVLNIVDLRYYLKNNFMHHATVVFDEQMNIIESFFQPYDINRYIPVVEKI, from the coding sequence ATGGATCCAGTTACTCATGGGGTCATTGGGCTAGCAATCTCAGCATTTAATGGAGATCCTGTTAGTTTAACCAATCCCGTTAGCATTGGATGTGCGATAGGTGCTATGGCACCGGATATAGATGTAGTTGTTAGAATTTTTAAGGATGATTATCATTATTTAAAACACCATAGGGGACTTACCCATTCAATACCATCTCTTTTGGTGCTATCAGGTATAATTACATTTGGATTAGGAAGAATATTTGGGGATATGAGTCATCTCAGTGTTTTTCTTTGGACCTTATTGGGTGCATTTTCTCATACCTTTTTTGATATACTGAATTCCTATGGGGCTAAATTATTAGCACCCTTTACGGAAAGAAAGCTAAAGGCCAGCTTATTAATGTTATATGACCCTGTTATAACTTTACTTTGCCTTATGCTTATATTCAAAAGAGATATTAGCAATACTTTCTTGGTGGCCGTTTTCCTTGTGTTTGCTATATATATAGGGACTAGGTATGGGATGAGAAGGATGGCAGAAAGAATTCTTAAGGAACACTATTCCCATGGATATAAGCTGATTAAAGTAAATGTTCTACCAGCCTTGATAGCATTTCATAAATGGGATTTTGTAGTTGATACAAATAGTCACAATATAGTGGGTCAAGTGAATATCTTTAATAAAAAGGTTATTGTGAGGGAGAAGTTTAAGAAACCAAAGGAAGAAATAGTGGAACTCTTTAATAATACTAATGTGGGAAAATATTTCAATGATTTTTCCCCTATATTGCATATTGATTATTTCGAAGAGATGGGTAATCTAGTACTGAACATAGTGGATTTGAGATATTATCTTAAAAACAATTTTATGCATCATGCAACGGTTGTCTTTGATGAGCAAATGAATATAATAGAATCATTTTTCCAACCGTATGATATTAATAGGTATATTCCTGTAGTAGAAAAAATATAG
- a CDS encoding sigma-70 family RNA polymerase sigma factor, with translation MSDYEKILIEKSQNGDIESFEKLIEKYQVIAFNIAYRMVGNKEDASDMAQEALIKVYKSIKNFRGDSNFSTWFYRIATNTCIDAIRKLKKIKTYSLDKEYETENGNYKFEVADNKYSPEKLYEVKEKKELVQVALNKMPEKYKAVLVLRDIQGFTYEEISEITQNPVGTVKSRISRGRLLLKEILIKESELFLEN, from the coding sequence GTGTCTGATTATGAAAAGATATTGATTGAGAAAAGCCAAAATGGAGATATAGAAAGCTTTGAAAAGCTGATAGAAAAATATCAAGTTATAGCCTTTAATATCGCATATAGAATGGTAGGAAATAAGGAAGATGCCAGTGATATGGCCCAAGAAGCACTGATTAAAGTATATAAATCAATAAAGAACTTTAGGGGAGATTCCAATTTTTCTACATGGTTTTATAGGATTGCAACTAATACGTGTATTGATGCAATAAGAAAGCTTAAGAAAATCAAAACTTATTCACTAGATAAGGAATACGAAACCGAAAACGGGAATTATAAATTTGAGGTAGCAGATAATAAATATTCACCGGAAAAATTATATGAGGTGAAGGAAAAGAAAGAATTAGTTCAAGTAGCATTGAATAAGATGCCTGAAAAATATAAAGCGGTGTTGGTCTTAAGGGATATACAAGGATTTACATACGAAGAAATAAGTGAAATAACTCAAAATCCTGTGGGCACTGTTAAATCGAGAATAAGTAGAGGTAGATTATTATTGAAAGAAATATTAATAAAAGAATCGGAACTTTTTCTAGAAAATTAA